atgtggggcatttcgtgaaattgtacttcagtatggtttcataaacaaagacatgctgatgtgccagaatattaagtatcacattgtcataagtatcaaaactgtaaaaacaatatgtagcttttctgcagaaagaaccagcctcataaatttatgactttatcctttttcttcagtgtggccctagtactctgtcatataaacaaatacacattccatatgaatataaaaacacaatgtgtaacattatgttcctttattgaataaggacaaaacaaagcaggtaaaccatcagctcctttcgaaactgaagtcacagtgactctacaagatggaaagcacagaatccaagcatattatacaaaatgatacatacacattcaaaggtctgtatataacacaccctgcatgtctgcacactaaaataaatgcaggacaaatccatacacatcaactgaacagacaaatgaatggatgcagtagcctccctgcagccttgtattacacacagtataccgcacaaacatcataagaggccaaattcgtcaaaaaacgaacccaaaaaaaaccaaattcctctgccaccgcaggacatatttaaccaaaattgaaagcacacatactaactaaaataattcaacacatattggtccctcagcagccgaccactgtcgtcatcagggaagattgccggattgtcccagtccatggctggtggcactctgggggccctctccttcctcaggcaggccacattgtggaggacagcacaagccacagtaatatcacatgccctaacagggctgacccttaatttgtgaaggcagtgaaagcgtgccttcaggaggccaaaggtcatttcaactctggccctggtcctggcatgggcatggttgtaggcctgctgtgcttcctgggggtctgtgaaaggtgtcaggagaaaaggctggcagccataccccctgtctcccagcaacacaccagagaattcacctgtcaacacaaaatctcatcattactacctcataaacacagtgatattcttgacacagccatgatggttataaataggggttgtgtggcttaccttgtgataggcactgatagatttcagaggcccgaaagattctggagtcatggactgagccaggccattttgccacaacattgctgatcacacagtcagcattgcagaccatctgaaatcataagatgaggaatattacaccaatcaatgcacatcactggcaatgcagagtgttcgtcaatggacaatatcaaaaagttatgttcacctgaacattaatgctgtgaaaggatttcctattcacaaaatcagcctcatgggcacctgagggggcttttatccttatgtgtgtgcagtccactgcaccaatgacattggggaaacctgtcacacaaagtaatgagtatcctactatgtgttaacagttgtcctgtaatttgtagatcctcttacctgcaatcctatagaactcctctttgatgtcacagagtcttctgtggccagggaaggagatgaagacatctgctaatgctttgatagccagacacacactccttattgtgcggcaaattgtggccttgttcagctgttctgcatcccccactgagtacaggaaggctccactagcaaaaaagcgcaaggccacacaaaccatttgctccacactcagtgcatggctccgtgcagtgcggtgcttaatcctgggacccagtagtctgcatagatacctgatgccatctgcagaaaacctgtatctttcatatagatggtcatcagggaaggccagtgggtccaaccggtccctgaagaccctttctcgcctgaaggctctcctcagcacaagtgcttcttcatccaccacatctcgcacgaatgggcatgccattgtcagagcagaaaggaacacacaattttgggccttcatataggctagtggccacacctggtgctgggggggtgggcaaaagagggcgatgccttataacgatgacttggttgtactgattgctgggaaaataaaaaaaaccttagaaagatgccaccgtcctgtgtgctcacaataagagctcatatgtcatggctcacttgactttacgagaatatacctaatttttattttgagctgtgtcatcttcttggagctgggggaggaaagaaaaataatgattaatacatttgtgttacagttagcatacagtgtacattgaaggcatatctcacctccctctcaagtttttttatttcaaggtccagtttcctaattgtcctcttttttatttcggactccagtgcaagattttccatctttttcttcttgtactgaatgtctatgtctgccagttctatttggcgccggaggtggttgccatacaactttctgatagcttgtgagctctgtgaacacaatacaattagcgcagctggaatttggcaggatgtggtgtccttttattaatacgcactatgttgccaggctggttttcccactgtatagcatctgggtcctgtaaaagaaattagattttttgattttgatgaggactcctcaccattgtagagtaaatagtactttcacagtcttaacatgatacctcatgccttctggaatccagagagatggtctcctcctcatcatcgtctccatcatgtgctgttgctgctgcactggggccttcaccctatcacatttaatcggattcatattgaagctagtagacaagacatgccaggcctacagtatgcctttgatggagtactcactggatcagcatcgtctggtgcttgtgctggtggctcttacaggaacacagtgctgccagacactgcaaggcaataggtaaaccaaagtcagacagtccaaattgattcaatatgaatgtggttgtatcccatgtagagatggaaggacataccttgaatgaagcgggtggcatcttgggaggaacctatgctcgtctctttccccccagggatcccctctaagacgggcctgcctttatttagctccaaggccatgtcctctgctggggtaaggtcagcctttggtgacccaccacccgtgccttgtctgtgggtattctttttcactgctaaaacagtacagacaatgtgtgagcaggcaccttctgggtacaatatatgcttgtgctttgttaaatattagtcagggaccataccattctgcagaatgttcttgtatttgattttgacctgctgccatgtccgttttggcccgttcatgtttaatctacacacacacacacacacacacacacacacacacacacacacacacacacacacacacacatttaatggagtcacactgcaaaaaattacttggtatttttgtcttgttttcagtaaaaatatcaaaaaatgtatcatggctttatacagtgtgatggagttactttacacaatttcactcatatctgcagtgcatttcaattaaaaatttaaccgtttcataattacagtacaactgcatttttggagatgtgaattaaatatttgaattgtaattgtgatgtttcagcggagcggtgagtgtgtaattgtgcactacttacgcattcaggcggtctgcaatactttgccacgctttttctctttgctttatcactgtggcggtgttgcctttcttcttaattatatcttttacctcctcgtatgcctccatgaggatttgtgcttccgacggggaaaagtacgcggctctagttgccatggtaaatcagttaatctgtgatctgtggcggggtctatttgagtgagccgtgagcgcgcacctatccaggattggtttcacctggcttaatgaatccgtgtctgctcatcctggcttggtctttgtgcaaccaattaagcctggacgcacatgttttggcttcattgagctcagctgagtcatttatcccggatgtcttaattctacttttgtgcaacaggcccctggactCATCTGCATCTGATGCTCGACCTCAATGCATCTGATCACACTCGGTGACTAGAATTAGCGTTTTAACGCGGACTCAGGTAGGTAACGGTCCTGATCAATGACCTGCTGTGTCTGTATTAAAACGTTAATTCTAATCATCGAGTGGGACAGATGCATTGAGGTGAGGATTAGATGCAGAtgagacctggggcctgttgcacaaaagtagaattaagacatccgggataaatgactcagctgagctcaatgaagccaaaacatgtgcgtccaggcttaattggttgcacaaagaccaagccaggatgagcagacacggattcattaagccaggtgaaaccaatcctggataggtgcgcgctcacggctcactcaaatagaccccgccacagatcacagattaactgatttaccatggcaactagagccgcgtacttttccccgtcggaagcacaaatcctcatggaggcatacaaggaggtaaaagatataattaagaagaaaggcaacaccgccacagtgataaagcaaagagaaaaagcgtggcaaagtattgcagaccgcctgaatgcgtaa
This genomic interval from Salvelinus alpinus chromosome 6, SLU_Salpinus.1, whole genome shotgun sequence contains the following:
- the LOC139579197 gene encoding myb/SANT-like DNA-binding domain-containing protein 4 isoform X3 gives rise to the protein MATRAAYFSPSEAQILMEAYEEVKDIIKKKGNTATVIKQREKAWQSIADRLNALNMNGPKRTWQQVKIKYKNILQNAVKKNTHRQGTGGGSPKADLTPAEDMALELNKGRPVLEGIPGGKETSIGSSQDATRFIQEPPAQAPDDADPGEGPSAAATAHDGDDDEEETISLDSRRHEDPDAIQWENQPGNISSQAIRKLYGNHLRRQIELADIDIQYKKKKMENLALESEIKKRTIRKLDLEIKKLERELQEDDTAQNKN
- the LOC139579197 gene encoding putative nuclease HARBI1 isoform X1, which produces MKAQNCVFLSALTMACPFVRDVVDEEALVLRRAFRRERVFRDRLDPLAFPDDHLYERYRFSADGIRYLCRLLGPRIKHRTARSHALSVEQMVCVALRFFASGAFLYSVGDAEQLNKATICRTIRSVCLAIKALADVFISFPGHRRLCDIKEEFYRIAGFPNVIGAVDCTHIRIKAPSGAHEADFVNRKSFHSINVQMVCNADCVISNVVAKWPGSVHDSRIFRASEIYQCLSQGEFSGVLLGDRGYGCQPFLLTPFTDPQEAQQAYNHAHARTRARVEMTFGLLKARFHCLHKLRVSPVRACDITVACAVLHNVACLRKERAPRVPPAMDWDNPAIFPDDDSGRLLRDQYVLNYFS
- the LOC139579197 gene encoding myb/SANT-like DNA-binding domain-containing protein 4 isoform X2 — its product is MATRAAYFSPSEAQILMEAYEEVKDIIKKKGNTATVIKQREKAWQSIADRLNALNMNGPKRTWQQVKIKYKNILQNAVKKNTHRQGTGGGSPKADLTPAEDMALELNKGRPVLEGIPGGKETSIGSSQDATRFIQEPPAQAPDDADPGEGPSAAATAHDGDDDEEETISLDSRRHEDPDAIQWENQPGNISSQAIRKLYGNHLRRQIELADIDIQYKKKKMENLALESEIKKRTIRKLDLEIKKLEREVRYAFNVHCMLTVTQMY